The genomic DNA ATGTTTCTTGCCTACCTTTATATCACCCAATCAAAGTGCTTTTGTACAAGGTAGAAGCACATGTGACAATATTCTTATGGCACATGAGCTAGTGAAGGGTTATCAAAGAGAGAGAATCAGCCCTAGATGTGCCATCAAGGCAGATATCATGAAGGGGCTAAGGCAAGGTGATCCATTGTCTCCCTACCTGTTTGTCATGGCTATCCAAGTTCTTTCTAGGCTGCTAGATAATGCTGCTGATAAAGGCCTTTTGGAGTACCGCCCATTTTGTAAAAGCGTCAAGCTCACGCATTGGGGGTTTGCAGATGATCTCTTGGTGTTTTTGAAGGGCTCTACCGACTCTTCAAGAGTTATTCTTGGGATCTTTGACAGATTTTACAAAATGTTAGGTCTCAAACTGAACCTAGCTAAGACTGAACTATATTGTGGAGGCTTGACTAAGGACGTAAGGCAggaaatttttcatataagTGGCTTTAAAGTAGGTTCTTTGCCGGTAAGATATCTGGGGGTGCCTTTGGTGTCTGGTCGACTCACTGACAGGGAGTGTAGGCCACTAATAGAGAGAATTACTGCCAGAATCGAAGGTTGGGCTCATAAGAAGCTCTCTTATGCAGGGAGGCTCCAGTTGATTAAGTCAGTCATCCATTCACTGGCCAACCTTTGGTGTGCTGCATTCATTCTTCCTAAGAAGGTTACCAGAGCTGTGGAGCGGAAGTGCAGAGCTTTTTTATGGAAAGGCACAAGTCGGGATGCTAAGGGTTTATGTGCGTGCCCAAGTCAGAAGGTGGATTAGGTGCGAAGGATCTGCTTTCCTGGAAAATGCTTGCAGCTTAAAACTCAAATGGCTCTTGCTAAGCAGGGCAGGCTCCATCTAGGTGGCCTGGGTGAACAAAtacctaataaaaaatatatgtttttggGAACTAAAACCTCCTAAGTTCTGTTCCTATGCTTGGAGGAAACTACTCAAAGTCGGAGACTTGGCTTATCCTCTAATTAAACACAAGATAGGGGATGGGAAAAGCACTTTTTTATGGTTTGATAACTGGAGCTCAAACTGTCCTCTAATTACCAGCTTTAAGGACAAAAGGTACGGCATTCCATCACATGCTACTGTTGCAGGGGCCCATGGTGACACTGGGTGGAGGGACATGAAATGCAGGGAGGAAGCTAGACAAAAACTGCGGGCTACACTTAATGAAATTCAATTTTGTGCTGGTATGGAAGATGAAGTGATCTGGGCTGTTGCTAAGAAGTTCTATATTAGAAGTTCCTGGGGGGGAATTAGAAGGAAGTCCAACCCTGTAAGCTGGTATAAACTGGTCTGGTATCAGCACTATATACCAAGACACAGCTTTATATGTTGGCTTGCAATCTTAAACAAAGCTTTCACCCCCGATAGAGTGGCTTCTTGGACTGCGGGGCAGAAAAAAAGCTGTCTGCTGTGCAAGGAGGATGAGGAATCTAGAGATAATCTATTCGTTGCATGTGGCTACTCAAAGCAGGTGTGGATGAAGGTGCAACAGCTATGTGGGCTTCTGAAGCCTGTGGGAGATTGGAGTACTGAATTTGCTTGGGCTGTTCAGCACTTGAAAGGCAAGTCCGTGCAAGTTGTCCTTCTCAAGATTGCTTGGAATGCCTACATATATTTTGTTTGACGTGCTCGGACATGATATCATGAAGGGAGTCTCCGATATATCTCAAGAAAAACTGTGAATCTGGATTAAGAAGGCTGTGCAAGGAAGAATGATGGAGACAAGGAACTTGGAAAGGAAAGTCACGATAGCACACCAGAGGGAACTTCTCACAAACTGGGGCATCACAGTCAGCTGAAAGCTGCTTTCTAATTATTGTAGTTTGTTAGGAGTTTCTATCTGTGACTCTATTGTACCTCGGGCTTCCCTTGGTTGACGTATTTTGGATTGAGCCTGTGTTATATGGGCTTCtgtatattttttatgagGCTATTATCAATAAGAGCACCACCGACTAGTTTCattgcagaaaagaaaattattgattTCATTCAATGATATGTTATAGgcatatattataaaatataaaatcataagAGGTAAATGAATTACATTCATTGgcatatatatcatatcaaataatgaatagtaaaaatttgcacacatacatatatatatatatatattatttaaattttaaattacaaacATATTCCTATTTGgttataataagaaaatttccaGAAAAAGTTCATAATAGccattaaaagtattttataATTACCAATTAAGAtagttaaatttaatatattatacacATGAAATTTTAGGAGCAAAAGtcacaaaattattttttggacaACGATAATGttgaagtaaatatatatagatatataatgcACTAATAGAAAACGTAAattttttatctaaaaatagaaaataattaatattgatttttatataaaaattttcttaaaatctAAAGATCAGATGAATTATCACTTATCAAGAAAAATGGTAAAATGACACTAGTGGTCCTATAAGTTTATCAATTTTTGACATTGAGTTCTAAATGTTTCACTTCGAAAAAATAAGTCCTAAAATGTTTGGAAAAGTGTCAGCGTTGGTCATAAATCTAACTGACCGTTACCGTCCGCCTACGTGGACTTAACGCCGTGAAGTTCGCCGTTACTGTAGTGACGTGGCATGTTTCTATTGGACCGATTGAAATCCGCGATTTCAACCACCTTGCTCTaatccgacccgacttgctCCCATTAATACCGTTTCAACCCGACCCGACTTTCCATCCTTTCctgtaatcttcttcttcgattGAAACTCTCCCCTTTCCTGAAATCGATTAAAAGTGTTGTTCGATGAAAGTGTTGTTTGCTTCGTTCTCAATGTTTCGTTCTCAAGCAATATAGAGAACCTCTCACATGGGGAAAGAACAAACAATAGATCTGCACCGACACTGGGAAGCCAGACTAAAACTAGCAGAGGCAATGGCATCAGGGAAGCCTATCGGCACATGCATTGATACCATAGAGGATGCCATATCCGGAAACAAGATTTAGGTGAGAAAAAGAAGATTGAAACAATTGGAAGCCATGGAAGTTGCCATGGAAACAATGATTCTTGATATTCTTTCAACACAGATCCATCAACAAAGCAGAGAATCTAACCCTAACTAAATCCTTCACAAGATCATCATCAATAAGCTAAGATGATTGACTGACTTTACAAGATCTTCTGTAACGAATCTTCGAGAACAAAGCTTGAGCTATGGCGGAACGAGCCTTTCCTCAGAACTCCTGAGAAGCAGAGCCAATCTCTCC from Punica granatum isolate Tunisia-2019 chromosome 2, ASM765513v2, whole genome shotgun sequence includes the following:
- the LOC116193827 gene encoding uncharacterized protein LOC116193827, whose product is MAHELVKGYQRERISPRCAIKADIMKGLRQGDPLSPYLFVMAIQVLSRLLDNAADKGLLEYRPFCKSVKLTHWGFADDLLVFLKGSTDSSRVILGIFDRFYKMLGLKLNLAKTELYCGGLTKDVRQEIFHISGFKVGSLPVRYLGVPLVSGRLTDRECRPLIERITARIEGWAHKKLSYAGRLQLIKSVIHSLANLWCAAFILPKKVTRAVERNFKDKRYGIPSHATVAGAHGDTGWRDMKCREEARQKLRATLNEIQFCAGMEDEVIWAVAKKFYIRSSWGGIRRKSNPVSWYKLVWYQHYIPRHSFICWLAILNKAFTPDRVASWTAGQKKSCLLCKEDEESRDNLFVACGYSKQVWMKVQQLCGLLKPVGDWSTEFAWAVQHLKGKSVQVVLLKIAWNAYIYFV